The Dromaius novaehollandiae isolate bDroNov1 chromosome 5, bDroNov1.hap1, whole genome shotgun sequence genome window below encodes:
- the CHRM4 gene encoding muscarinic acetylcholine receptor M4 translates to MHNLSAQPWQAKMANLTYDNFTASNHSEVTIQPPTNYKTVELVFIATVTGSLSLVTVVGNILVMLSIKVNRQLQTVNNYFLFSLACADLIIGVFSMNLYTVYIIKGYWPLGAVVCDLWLALDYVVSNASVMNLLIISFDRYFCVTKPLTYPARRTTKMAGLMIAAAWILSFILWAPAILFWQFIVGKRTVPEGECYIQFLSNPAVTFGTAIAAFYLPVVIMTVLYIHISLASRSRVRRHKPESRKERKGKSITFFKGPLLKQNNNSPKRAVEVKEEVRNGKMDDQTSAQTEATGHQEEKETSNESSTVSMTQTTKDKPTAEILPVGQGQSPSHPRVNPSSKWSKIKIVTKQTGTECVTAIEIIPAKAGASEHNSLANSRPANVARKFASIARSQVRKKRQMAAREKKVTRTIFAILLAFILTWTPYNVMVLINTFCETCVPDTVWSIGYWLCYVNSTINPACYALCNATFKKTFKHLLMCQYRNIGTAR, encoded by the coding sequence ATGCACAacctctctgctcagccctggcagGCAAAGATGGCCAACCTGACCTATGACAACTTCACTGCCAGCAACCACTCCGAGGTGACCATCCAGCCTCCCACCAACTACAAGACTGTGGAGCTGGTTTTCATTGCCACCGTCACTGGCTCGCTCAGCCTCGTCACTGTGGTGGGGAACATCCTGGTGATGCTGTCCATCAAGGTGAACCGCCAACTCCAGACCGTCAACAACTACTTCCTCTTCAGCCTGGCCTGCGCGGACCTCATCATTGGGGTCTTCTCCATGAATCTCTACACAGTCTATATCATCAAAGGCTACTGGCCACTGGGTGCCGTGGTGTGTGACCTGTGGCTGGCCCTGGACTATGTGGTGAGCAATGCCTCTGTCATGAATTTGCTCATCATCAGCTTTGACCGGTACTTCTGTGTCACCAAGCCCCTGACATACCCAGCCAGGAGGACCACCAAGATGGCAGGGTTAATGATTGCAGCTGCATGGATATTGTCATTCATTCTCTGGGCCCCTGCCATCTTGTTCTGGCAGTTCATTGTGGGCAAGAGGACAGTCCCTGAGGGGGAATGCTACATCCAGTTCCTCTCCAACCCTGCAGTGACCTTTGGCACAGCCATTGCTGCTTTCTACCTGCCTGTGGTCATCATGACAGTGCTGTACATCCACATCTCGCTGGCCAGCAGGAGCAGAGTGAGGAGGCACAAGCCtgaaagcaggaaagagaggaaaggcAAGTCTATCACCTTCTTCAAAGGCCCCTTGCTCAAACAGAACAACAACTCTCCCAAGAGGGCCGTGGAAGTGAAGGAAGAGGTGAGGAATGGGAAAATGGATGACCAGACCTCAGCCCAGACAGAGGCTACTGGCCATCAGGAGGAGAAGGAGACCTCCAATGAGTCCAGTACAGTCAGCATGACCCAGACCACGAAAGACAAGCCAACAGCAGAAATCTTGCCAGTGGGGCAAGGGCAGAGCCCATCCCACCCCCGGGTGAACCCATCTTCCAAGTGGTCCAAGATTAAGATTGTCACCAAGCAAACTGGGACCGAATGTGTCACTGCCATTGAGATCATCCCAGCTAAGGCTGGAGCCTCTGAACACAACTCGCTGGCCAACAGCCGCCCTGCCAATGTTGCCAGAAAGTTTGCCAGCATTGCCAGGAGCCAAGTACGGAAGAAGCGCCAGATGGCAGCCAGGGAGAAGAAAGTCACTCGGACCATATTTGCTATCCTGTTAGCCTTCATACTCACATGGACTCCATATAATGTGATGGTCCTTATTAACACATTCTGTGAGACCTGTGTACCTGATACAGTATGGTCCATCGGCTATTGGCTCTGCTATGTCAACAGCACCATCAACCCAGCCTGCTATGCCCTCTGCAATGCCACTTTCAAGAAAACCTTTAAGCACCTTCTCATGTGCCAGTACAGGAACATTGGCACAGCCAGATAA